A window of Saccopteryx leptura isolate mSacLep1 chromosome 5, mSacLep1_pri_phased_curated, whole genome shotgun sequence contains these coding sequences:
- the LOC136406612 gene encoding cystatin-9-like — protein sequence MPSKRKRRVGSVAQKPLSSTHPNAPTVEWLLLVIGCIQAKELTLTVQLKVWSRNQECHHLLVDSLEAKSPDLPTSMESEFWERDRGRPEEECVLERISWTAAQVDSGGTLHRKGRGWLVAGSHAVPPWTRVLPGAALLLLVASQLQQTRGWKGRGNDGPTPRDTYFLATVEYALHVFNLKSEDRNAYRLLRILNSWKEEVMSTMAYSMKLELRRTRCGKFDDDIDNCPFQESPELNNTFTCFFTVSTEPWRTVFQLLNKTCLEGSTE from the exons TGTGGCCCAGAAACCCTTGTCAAGCACACACCCCAATGCTCCTACAGTGGAGTGGCTTCTCCTTGTGATTGGCTGCATCCAAGCCAAGGAACTCACCCTAACTGTGCAACTTAAAGTGTGGTCCAGAAACCAGGAATGTCACCACCTCTTGGTTGATAGTTTAGAAGCAAAGTCTCCAGACCTGCCCACGTCTATGGAGTCAGAATTCTGGGAGAGGGAC AGAGGAAGGCCAGAGGAAGAATGTGTCCTGGAGCGGATAAGCTGGACAGCTGCCCAGGTAGACTCGGGTGGGACTCTGCACCGGAAGGGCCGAGGGTGGCTGGTGGCCGGCAGCCATGCTGTGCCACCATGGACCCGGGTTCTGCCCGGGGCTGCGCTCCTGCTCCTCGTGGCTTCCCAGCTCCAGCAGACTCGTGgctggaagggaagggggaatgaCGGGCCAACTCCCAGAGACACTTATTTCCTTGCCACTGTGGAGTATGCCTTACACGTATTCAACCTGAAGAGCGAGGACAGGAACGCCTACAGGCTGCTGCGCATCCTGAATTCCTGGAAGGAGGAG GTAATGAGCACAATGGCTTACTCCATGAAGCTGGAGCTTCGCAGAACCAGATGTGGAAAATTCGATGACGACATTGACAACTGCCCTTTTCAAGAAAGCCCAGAGCTGAACAAT ACCTTCACCTGCTTCTTCACCGTCAGCACCGAGCCCTGGAGAACAGTGTTCCAACTCCTAAACAAGACCTGCCTGGAGGGTTCCACTGAGTGA
- the LOC136405973 gene encoding cystatin-9-like — protein MLCLPWTRALPGAALLLLVASQLQQTHGWKGRRNDGPTPRDTYFLATVEYALHVFNLKSEDRNAYRLLRIRNSWKEEVTSTMAYSMKLELRRTRCGKFDDDIDNCPFQESPELNNTFTCFFTVSTEPWRTVFQLLNKTCLEGSTE, from the exons ATGCTGTGCCTGCCATGGACACGGGCTCTGCCCGGGGCTGCGCTCCTGCTCCTCGTGGCTTCCCAGCTCCAGCAGACTCACggctggaagggaaggaggaatgaCGGGCCAACTCCCAGAGACACTTATTTCCTTGCCACTGTGGAGTATGCCTTACACGTATTCAACCTGAAGAGCGAGGACAGGAATGCCTACAGGCTGCTGCGCATCCGGAACTCCTGGAAGGAGGAG GTAACGAGCACAATGGCTTACTCCATGAAGCTGGAGCTTCGCAGAACCAGATGTGGAAAATTCGATGACGACATTGACAACTGCCCTTTTCAAGAAAGCCCAGAGCTGAACAAT ACCTTCACCTGCTTCTTCACCGTCAGCACCGAGCCCTGGAGAACAGTGTTCCAACTCCTAAACAAGACCTGCCTGGAGGGTTCCACTGAGTGA